A genome region from Timaviella obliquedivisa GSE-PSE-MK23-08B includes the following:
- a CDS encoding sugar ABC transporter permease, with the protein MTPAIGVLGTFIVLPILYAVFLSLQKVQLLGGISYEFVGLRNFARLQADERVWIALRNTAEYVAIVVPTQTVLALLLAVTLNAGIRGKSVWRMIYFLPTVTSSTVLTLIFMWIYNTNGLLNRFLEAIALPTYNWLGDPAVALKGIMLMNIWSTAPFFMVIYLAALQDIPRSLYEAAEIDGATAWGRFWFITLPLLNPVTFFVMAMGVIGTFQLFDQSYIISNGSGGPNNATLTLVLLIYQYVFRDLQMGYAAAIAFLLAALIILITLIQKQLFRSDR; encoded by the coding sequence ATGACCCCGGCAATTGGGGTACTGGGTACATTTATCGTGTTGCCAATTCTCTATGCAGTCTTTTTGTCATTACAAAAAGTGCAGCTTTTAGGGGGGATCAGCTATGAGTTTGTTGGGTTACGTAACTTTGCACGCTTGCAAGCAGACGAGCGGGTTTGGATTGCGCTGCGTAACACTGCCGAGTATGTAGCGATCGTTGTTCCAACTCAGACTGTGCTAGCGCTGCTGTTGGCGGTGACGTTGAATGCGGGAATCAGAGGTAAGAGCGTATGGCGAATGATTTACTTTTTGCCTACGGTGACTTCTTCTACTGTTCTGACGCTGATTTTTATGTGGATTTACAACACAAATGGGTTATTGAATCGCTTCTTAGAAGCGATCGCCCTTCCCACCTATAACTGGCTAGGCGATCCTGCTGTTGCACTGAAGGGGATCATGCTGATGAATATTTGGTCAACTGCGCCTTTCTTTATGGTGATTTACTTGGCAGCGCTACAAGATATCCCGCGATCGCTTTATGAAGCCGCAGAAATTGATGGGGCAACTGCCTGGGGCAGATTTTGGTTTATTACGCTGCCTCTACTCAACCCCGTTACGTTTTTTGTGATGGCAATGGGCGTAATTGGGACGTTTCAACTTTTTGACCAGTCTTACATTATTTCTAATGGGTCAGGAGGGCCCAATAATGCCACGTTGACTTTGGTGCTACTCATTTATCAGTATGTTTTTCGAGATTTACAAATGGGTTATGCAGCGGCGATCGCCTTTTTGCTGGCAGCCCTGATTATTTTGATTACCTTGATTCAGAAACAACTGTTTAGGAGCGATCGTTAA
- a CDS encoding ABC transporter substrate-binding protein, translating into MATKVYFYTNIINSCPNKIWQKVRLRILTLIAFLIIVSCQQTVPPSTVEPVTLKLSGWSASPAEQRLLNQVLRDFEASHPSIRVRFEVIADQYMDVIKTRLIGDAAPDVFYLDAMEAPFFMQQNVLEPLNAYIPAAFDLADFEPNLLQPFTLQNRVYGLPKDFSTLALFYNRKAFAAAGLSHPPKTWEEMLIASKKLTIDLNKDGRPDQYGFGILPELSRQAHSIKAFGGQVVNTRGYATFATDDGINGVNPMVQQYQNDRTSARAIDVGANNGSEMFGQGKAAMVIEGNWAIPYLQSTFPNLDFATAELPKINNQSATMAFTVAYVMNHQTQHKQAAWELIAYLTGKVGMEKWTGTGFALPSRKSVAQKLNAQTLEGDGDRLRAPLLAGVSYATPWQVGQFPTAIVNNFNNQYLSALLGQQLLPTAMIRAQESANQQIKAAL; encoded by the coding sequence ATGGCAACTAAAGTATACTTTTATACCAACATCATCAATTCATGCCCTAACAAGATATGGCAAAAGGTGAGGCTTAGAATACTAACTCTCATAGCATTTTTAATCATCGTGAGTTGCCAACAAACTGTGCCTCCTTCAACTGTAGAGCCAGTCACCCTTAAACTGAGTGGATGGAGCGCCAGTCCAGCCGAGCAACGATTGCTAAACCAAGTCTTACGCGATTTTGAAGCGAGTCATCCTAGCATCAGAGTTCGGTTTGAAGTCATTGCTGATCAATACATGGACGTGATTAAGACCCGACTAATTGGGGATGCTGCTCCTGATGTATTTTACTTAGATGCCATGGAAGCTCCGTTCTTTATGCAGCAGAACGTTCTAGAACCGTTGAATGCTTATATTCCTGCTGCGTTTGACTTAGCCGACTTTGAGCCTAATTTACTTCAACCCTTTACTTTGCAAAACCGGGTCTATGGGTTGCCCAAAGATTTTTCTACCTTAGCCCTGTTTTACAATCGAAAAGCTTTTGCGGCGGCTGGGTTGAGCCATCCCCCCAAAACTTGGGAAGAGATGCTGATTGCTTCTAAAAAACTGACGATCGACCTGAATAAAGATGGTAGACCTGACCAGTATGGCTTTGGTATTTTGCCCGAACTATCGCGACAGGCACATAGTATTAAGGCATTTGGTGGACAGGTTGTTAATACTAGGGGTTATGCTACGTTTGCTACGGATGACGGGATTAACGGAGTCAACCCTATGGTGCAACAGTATCAGAACGATCGCACCTCTGCCCGTGCAATTGATGTGGGCGCTAACAATGGCAGCGAGATGTTTGGGCAAGGCAAAGCCGCTATGGTAATTGAAGGAAACTGGGCAATTCCTTATTTGCAAAGCACCTTCCCCAACCTAGATTTTGCTACGGCTGAGTTACCCAAAATCAACAATCAGTCTGCCACCATGGCATTTACAGTCGCCTACGTGATGAATCATCAGACTCAGCATAAGCAAGCGGCTTGGGAGCTAATTGCTTACTTGACGGGCAAAGTAGGAATGGAGAAGTGGACGGGCACAGGCTTTGCCTTGCCTAGCCGCAAATCGGTTGCCCAAAAATTGAATGCCCAAACGTTGGAGGGTGATGGCGATCGCCTGCGCGCGCCTCTATTGGCTGGAGTTAGCTACGCCACCCCGTGGCAAGTAGGACAATTTCCGACTGCAATTGTGAATAACTTTAATAATCAATATTTAAGCGCTTTATTAGGACAACAACTCCTGCCTACTGCGATGATTCGGGCACAGGAGAGCGCTAACCAACAAATTAAAGCCGCACTTTAG
- a CDS encoding sigma-70 family RNA polymerase sigma factor, producing the protein MSVDPIRDYLCAIGKTPLLNGNEELELARAIQSMLLLLPVENPTAEEKATIHQGKRAKNRLIQSNLRLVVTVSKKYQNRGLDLLDLIQEGNIGLERAALKYDPTKGYKFSTYAYWWIRQGMTRALQSDTRTIRLPIHIQERLSKVKTTTRRLAEELGRPPNGEELSAALEMTPAELRTLMAQQRQCASLDATVGQEQETRLGDLIPDMQQMQQVEVSVAREECQQYLTCLNDREREVIMLRYGLEDGQQRTLAEVGESFGFTRERARQIELKAMKKMRKEAIAAL; encoded by the coding sequence ATGAGTGTTGACCCCATCCGCGACTATTTATGTGCCATTGGCAAAACCCCGCTACTCAATGGTAATGAAGAGCTAGAGTTGGCGCGTGCAATTCAGTCAATGCTGCTACTGCTGCCAGTCGAAAATCCTACTGCTGAAGAAAAAGCAACTATCCATCAAGGCAAACGCGCTAAGAATCGGCTGATTCAATCTAATTTGCGCTTGGTTGTGACTGTATCCAAGAAATATCAAAACCGGGGATTAGACCTACTAGACCTCATTCAAGAAGGAAATATTGGTCTAGAACGGGCAGCCTTGAAGTACGATCCCACTAAAGGATATAAGTTTTCGACCTATGCCTACTGGTGGATTCGGCAGGGGATGACCCGTGCTTTACAGTCCGATACCCGGACGATTCGGTTACCTATCCATATCCAGGAACGCCTAAGTAAGGTTAAAACCACGACCCGCCGATTAGCAGAAGAGCTAGGTCGTCCTCCCAATGGAGAAGAGCTTTCGGCAGCGCTGGAAATGACTCCCGCAGAGTTACGTACTCTCATGGCTCAACAGCGCCAATGTGCTTCCTTGGATGCCACAGTGGGTCAAGAGCAGGAGACGCGACTGGGCGATCTCATTCCTGATATGCAGCAGATGCAGCAGGTAGAGGTGAGTGTGGCGCGTGAGGAATGTCAGCAGTATCTCACTTGCTTAAACGATCGCGAGCGTGAGGTTATTATGCTGCGCTATGGGCTAGAAGATGGACAGCAGCGCACTCTAGCCGAGGTAGGAGAATCTTTTGGCTTCACGCGAGAGCGAGCGAGACAGATTGAGCTAAAGGCGATGAAGAAAATGAGAAAAGAGGCGATCGCTGCTCTGTAA
- a CDS encoding PAS domain S-box protein, which produces MERAQPIVLIVDDSFVDRATYRRYLQQNTEAYTVLEAELGIEGLDLCQRCQPDILLVDYGLPDLDGIDFLTELQTQVSIPPVIILTGQGNEAIAVQTMKAGAQDYLVKGHLTAEKLRIAVKSVLEKAQLRAQLQRSEAERQQAETALRQANNELERRVEERTAELIIMNQDLQATLLEQRQTELFLKESESRFRSLSESSPIGVFQTDPAGKCLYTNTCWQQIAGLTLDESLGDGWINAIHPDDRQGVIAAWDKSVQEERAFLQEFRFLTPQGKVRWVWARSAPIYSATGEIVGYVGTDEDITDRRQVENELREKNTALSNALEGIARLDVQGRYSAVNEAYARISGYQPQEMIGMHWRDTVYSQDLERLKIAYQHMLRHGKVEVEAKGIRKDGSLFYKQLFMVTAYDDQKQITGLHCFMKDISDRKQSEQKILEQAELLNVVSDAIFVRDCSNRIIFWNHGAEQIYGWKTAEAMGQNARKLLCVDSETAWETAWDTVLKTGEWQGELHKVTKSEKSVIVTSRWTLVRDEAGQPKSILTVDTDITEQKQLEQQSLRNQRLESVGTLANGIAHDLNNILTPILVISQLLPLKFPHLDAHTQDLLKMLETSTKRGAALVNQVLAFTRGVEGRLVPLQVNYLLLETQKIAKQTFPKSITFRVDLPQDLWLISGDATQIHQVLMNLCVNARDAMPKGGTLTLSATNLWLKETDIQKPLDAPAGAYIALTVADTGTGMPPEIVARIFDPFFTTKEIGKGTGLGLSTTIGILKSHKGFINVSSEVGRGTVFKVFLPAADTLTLEPVEEAKFSQVNQKLVLVVDDEASIRSVTQATLEAHDYTVFVASDGREAIASYAEHNDKINLVLVDMMMPLMDGQTTIRALKRINPDVKVIAVSGLSSNKELALRAGAKSFLQKPYTSQDLVSLINELDQTF; this is translated from the coding sequence ATGGAACGAGCCCAACCGATCGTTTTAATCGTGGATGATAGTTTTGTCGATCGGGCAACCTATCGGCGATATCTCCAGCAAAACACCGAAGCTTATACCGTCTTAGAAGCAGAATTAGGAATTGAAGGACTAGACCTTTGTCAACGTTGCCAGCCGGATATTTTGTTGGTTGACTATGGGTTGCCTGACCTTGATGGGATAGATTTTTTAACGGAATTACAAACGCAAGTGAGTATCCCTCCAGTAATTATTCTAACTGGACAGGGGAATGAAGCGATCGCTGTGCAAACGATGAAAGCTGGAGCGCAAGATTATTTGGTGAAGGGGCACCTGACTGCTGAAAAGCTTCGAATTGCAGTGAAGAGTGTGCTAGAAAAAGCTCAGCTACGCGCTCAGCTTCAGCGCAGCGAAGCCGAACGCCAACAGGCCGAAACAGCATTACGTCAAGCCAACAATGAACTAGAAAGACGAGTGGAGGAGCGCACTGCTGAACTGATCATCATGAATCAGGACTTGCAAGCAACTTTGTTAGAGCAGCGGCAAACAGAATTATTTCTCAAGGAGAGTGAATCTCGCTTCCGTTCCCTTAGTGAATCATCACCTATTGGTGTTTTCCAAACTGATCCGGCTGGCAAGTGCCTGTATACCAACACTTGCTGGCAGCAAATTGCAGGCTTAACATTAGATGAAAGTTTAGGGGATGGTTGGATCAATGCCATTCACCCCGATGATCGGCAGGGGGTTATTGCAGCGTGGGATAAGAGTGTCCAGGAAGAACGAGCCTTTTTGCAGGAATTTAGATTTCTCACTCCCCAGGGCAAGGTGAGATGGGTCTGGGCGCGTTCGGCTCCCATCTATTCGGCAACTGGTGAAATTGTTGGCTACGTAGGCACCGATGAAGATATTACCGATCGCAGACAAGTCGAAAACGAGCTAAGAGAAAAAAATACGGCCTTGAGCAACGCTTTAGAAGGCATTGCACGGTTGGATGTTCAAGGGCGTTACAGTGCTGTTAACGAAGCCTATGCTCGGATCAGTGGGTACCAACCTCAAGAAATGATTGGTATGCATTGGCGGGACACAGTTTATTCGCAGGATTTAGAGCGACTGAAGATTGCCTATCAGCACATGCTTCGCCATGGCAAGGTGGAAGTAGAAGCTAAGGGTATTCGTAAAGATGGCTCTCTCTTCTACAAACAACTGTTCATGGTTACTGCCTACGATGACCAGAAGCAAATAACTGGACTTCATTGCTTTATGAAAGATATTAGCGATCGCAAGCAGTCAGAACAAAAAATTCTTGAACAAGCCGAGTTGCTCAATGTCGTTTCTGATGCAATTTTTGTGCGCGATTGCTCAAACCGCATTATTTTCTGGAATCACGGTGCAGAGCAGATTTATGGCTGGAAAACTGCCGAGGCTATGGGACAGAATGCCCGTAAGCTACTCTGCGTAGATTCAGAAACAGCCTGGGAGACAGCCTGGGATACTGTTTTGAAAACCGGAGAATGGCAAGGAGAATTGCACAAAGTGACTAAATCAGAAAAATCGGTCATTGTGACTAGCCGTTGGACTTTAGTACGCGATGAAGCCGGACAACCAAAATCGATCCTAACTGTAGATACCGACATTACTGAGCAAAAGCAACTTGAACAGCAGTCTCTCCGTAATCAGCGCTTAGAGAGCGTCGGCACCCTTGCCAATGGCATTGCCCACGATCTAAATAATATTCTTACGCCTATCCTGGTCATTTCTCAGTTGTTACCGCTCAAGTTTCCTCATTTAGATGCACATACTCAAGATCTTCTCAAAATGCTAGAGACTAGCACTAAAAGAGGAGCGGCTTTAGTTAACCAAGTGTTGGCTTTTACTCGGGGTGTTGAAGGTCGGTTAGTGCCTCTACAGGTAAATTATCTGTTGTTAGAAACTCAAAAAATTGCGAAACAAACCTTTCCAAAATCGATTACGTTTCGGGTTGATTTACCCCAAGACTTGTGGTTAATTTCTGGTGACGCTACCCAAATCCATCAGGTATTGATGAATCTTTGTGTAAATGCGCGGGATGCCATGCCCAAAGGCGGCACCTTGACGCTTTCAGCCACCAATCTTTGGCTCAAAGAGACTGATATTCAAAAGCCGCTGGATGCTCCGGCTGGGGCATATATTGCGCTTACGGTTGCGGATACTGGCACCGGAATGCCCCCTGAGATTGTGGCGCGCATTTTTGACCCGTTCTTCACGACTAAAGAAATTGGTAAGGGAACTGGGCTAGGGCTTTCTACAACGATCGGGATTCTTAAAAGCCACAAGGGGTTTATTAATGTTTCGAGTGAAGTGGGTAGAGGTACTGTCTTTAAGGTATTTTTACCCGCAGCCGATACTCTGACCTTGGAGCCAGTCGAGGAGGCAAAGTTCAGCCAAGTCAATCAAAAACTTGTTTTAGTGGTGGATGATGAAGCTTCAATTCGTAGCGTCACACAAGCAACGTTAGAAGCCCACGATTACACTGTATTTGTCGCTAGCGATGGGAGAGAGGCGATCGCTTCTTATGCTGAACACAACGATAAAATTAACCTGGTTCTAGTAGATATGATGATGCCGTTAATGGATGGACAAACTACGATTCGAGCATTAAAAAGAATTAATCCCGATGTCAAGGTTATTGCAGTGAGCGGACTTTCTTCTAACAAAGAACTTGCCCTTAGAGCAGGAGCAAAAAGTTTTTTGCAGAAACCCTACACTAGTCAAGATTTAGTGTCTTTGATCAACGAACTAGATCAAACTTTCTAG
- a CDS encoding response regulator yields MVSHQTQPLLVIEDSDEDFAAFERVIRKSSIFQKIYRCTNGDDALDFLRHTGDYTDVANAPRPGMILLDLNLPGTDGREVLEEIKQDAVLKVIPVVVFTTSDNPRDVTGCYQCGANGYVVKPIDLKKLTKTVQVIVDYWFEANTSPSLAGDRNGTSPTDRFNRG; encoded by the coding sequence ATGGTTAGTCATCAAACTCAACCCCTCTTAGTCATTGAAGATAGTGACGAGGACTTTGCCGCCTTTGAACGTGTGATTCGTAAGTCATCTATATTTCAAAAGATTTATCGATGCACTAATGGCGATGATGCTCTTGATTTTTTACGCCACACAGGCGACTACACCGACGTTGCTAACGCTCCTCGCCCCGGCATGATTCTGCTCGATCTCAATTTACCGGGCACTGATGGGAGAGAGGTGCTAGAAGAAATTAAACAAGATGCAGTGCTCAAGGTAATTCCAGTGGTCGTGTTTACAACCTCTGATAATCCTCGAGATGTAACAGGTTGTTATCAATGTGGCGCTAACGGATATGTGGTTAAGCCGATTGACCTTAAGAAATTAACAAAAACAGTTCAGGTCATCGTGGATTACTGGTTTGAAGCAAACACTTCACCTAGCCTAGCAGGAGACCGCAATGGAACGAGCCCAACCGATCGTTTTAATCGTGGATGA
- a CDS encoding GAF domain-containing protein, whose translation MTFSMGNLAQTPDLTQYAREPVRTPGSIQPHGVLFVLQEPQLTVLQVSHNTFEFIGRHPHELLNQPLATVLDSQHLDMLQNCLLKDFESINPLKISITNEEELLSFDGIIHRHDGVLLLELEPNPVRQNSNFFSFYHQTKSSIDQIQKASTLQQMSQIVVEEIRKVTGFDRVMIYRFDPQGAGVVTAEDKADRLNTWLGLHYPAFDIPLEARELFILNALRFIPDVEQLPTPIVPIANPMTQRSLDLGKAILRSASSCHLEYLHNMGVKASMTISLIRDRQLWGLIACHHYSSSKHLTYEVRTICEFLGQIMSLELGTKADHEDREYRIKLQSLQPEFVQCLTQADNLLAGLVQSSSNLLQLVSASGVAICWDDEITLVGQTPQLESVQALLTWLTPQISNNIFHTHELPKLYPAAASFQASASGVLALAISQTRKSYILWFRPEVTQTVSWSGDPQQNFTQEAGEARLSPRRSFELWQEIVRSTALPWKPCELEAVADLRGVIVGVVLRQADELARINVELERTNDELDAFAYIASHDLKEPLRGIHNYSSFLIEDYADILNEEGVAKLQTLMRLTQRMEDLINSLLHFSRLGRIELLLKDTDLNQIISQVESVVKISQPDTPIAIHIPRSLPAIYCDPVQINELFTNLISNAIKYNDQPEKQVEIGYLTMAELPEQNPVSKISSSVLVLYVKDNGIGIREKYLDSIFRIFKRLHGQAHYGGGTGVGLTISKKIVERHGGKIWVESTYGLGSTFYFTLAG comes from the coding sequence ATGACATTTAGCATGGGTAATCTAGCCCAAACTCCCGATTTAACCCAGTATGCTCGCGAACCTGTTCGCACTCCTGGTTCAATCCAACCCCATGGTGTTCTATTTGTTCTTCAGGAACCTCAGCTAACTGTCCTTCAAGTTAGCCATAACACTTTCGAGTTTATTGGGCGACATCCTCACGAATTACTCAATCAACCCTTGGCAACGGTTCTGGATAGTCAGCATTTAGACATGCTTCAGAACTGTCTGTTAAAAGATTTTGAGAGTATTAATCCACTCAAAATATCAATAACAAATGAAGAAGAACTGCTATCCTTCGATGGAATAATTCATCGTCATGATGGAGTCTTACTGCTGGAGCTAGAGCCGAACCCAGTTCGACAAAATAGCAATTTCTTTAGTTTCTATCATCAAACTAAAAGCTCAATCGACCAGATTCAAAAAGCATCTACTCTTCAGCAGATGAGCCAAATTGTAGTCGAAGAAATTCGCAAAGTTACCGGGTTCGATCGCGTCATGATCTACCGATTTGATCCTCAAGGTGCAGGAGTTGTGACGGCTGAAGATAAGGCAGATAGGCTGAATACTTGGTTGGGCTTACACTACCCAGCTTTTGATATTCCGCTTGAAGCAAGAGAACTCTTTATCCTCAATGCTCTTCGGTTTATTCCTGATGTTGAGCAACTGCCGACTCCTATAGTGCCAATCGCTAATCCTATGACTCAGCGATCGCTAGATTTGGGCAAGGCAATTTTACGCAGTGCCTCGTCTTGCCACCTGGAATATTTGCACAATATGGGAGTTAAGGCTTCCATGACAATTTCGTTAATTCGCGATCGTCAATTATGGGGCTTAATTGCCTGTCATCATTATTCATCGTCTAAGCATTTAACCTATGAAGTCCGCACTATCTGCGAATTTCTGGGTCAAATTATGTCTTTAGAACTGGGAACTAAAGCTGACCATGAAGATCGTGAATACAGAATAAAATTGCAATCTTTGCAGCCCGAATTTGTTCAATGTCTCACCCAAGCAGATAATTTGCTCGCAGGTTTAGTCCAATCATCCTCAAATTTATTGCAACTCGTCAGTGCTTCAGGAGTTGCCATTTGTTGGGATGACGAAATTACGCTAGTAGGACAAACTCCCCAGCTAGAGAGCGTTCAAGCCCTACTGACTTGGCTCACACCACAAATTTCTAATAACATTTTTCATACCCATGAGTTGCCGAAACTCTATCCTGCTGCGGCATCTTTTCAGGCATCTGCCAGTGGGGTGTTAGCATTAGCAATTTCCCAAACTCGCAAAAGCTATATCTTATGGTTTCGTCCTGAAGTGACCCAAACCGTTAGCTGGAGCGGCGATCCTCAGCAGAACTTTACCCAAGAAGCAGGTGAAGCGCGGCTATCTCCCCGCAGATCTTTTGAACTTTGGCAAGAAATTGTGCGAAGCACGGCGCTACCTTGGAAACCCTGTGAGCTTGAGGCAGTTGCTGATTTAAGGGGCGTAATTGTTGGGGTTGTCCTTCGCCAAGCTGATGAATTAGCCCGGATCAATGTGGAGCTAGAGCGCACTAACGATGAGTTAGATGCGTTTGCCTACATTGCCTCCCACGACCTCAAGGAACCCTTGCGAGGAATTCATAATTACTCCAGCTTTTTAATCGAAGATTATGCCGATATCCTTAACGAAGAAGGTGTTGCTAAACTGCAAACTTTGATGCGACTGACTCAACGCATGGAAGACTTAATCAATTCTTTGCTGCACTTCTCCCGTTTAGGACGAATCGAATTATTGCTGAAAGATACTGACCTGAATCAGATCATCAGCCAAGTAGAGTCGGTTGTAAAAATTAGCCAGCCCGATACCCCGATCGCCATTCACATTCCCCGGTCTTTACCCGCTATCTACTGTGATCCGGTACAGATCAATGAGTTGTTCACCAACTTAATCAGCAATGCTATTAAATATAATGATCAACCTGAAAAACAAGTTGAAATAGGTTATTTGACAATGGCAGAATTGCCTGAGCAGAATCCGGTTAGTAAAATATCTTCCTCTGTGCTTGTGCTTTATGTTAAAGATAATGGTATTGGCATCCGAGAGAAGTATCTAGATAGCATTTTTCGCATCTTCAAACGCTTGCACGGACAGGCTCATTATGGTGGTGGTACAGGCGTTGGGCTGACAATCTCTAAGAAAATTGTGGAGCGTCATGGGGGTAAAATTTGGGTAGAATCGACCTATGGACTGGGCAGCACATTTTACTTCACGTTAGCAGGTTAA
- a CDS encoding carbohydrate ABC transporter permease: MKILTRSFWISKILYALLIVYAAITLTPFLWALSASFKPLSEIVSGEANFIPRHFTLENYRQVFTEEPLFLRWFFNSVAIAISVTLLNLIFNSLAGYALARLPFRGKRFWFFLILAVLAVPVQVTLIPTFLILKAFGWLNSYQGMIVPGMVNATFIFMMRQFFLNFPSELEEAAALDGLGRLSTFWYIVLPLAKPALAAQTILVFMSSWNNFLLPIVTLFEPEMFTLPLGLNTFKGEYISYWNNIMAASMMFTLPVLFLYAFFNQYFIQGITFTGGKS, translated from the coding sequence ATGAAAATATTAACTCGCTCGTTTTGGATTAGCAAAATTTTATATGCTCTACTTATTGTCTATGCTGCCATTACGTTAACTCCATTTCTTTGGGCACTTTCGGCTTCCTTTAAACCCCTCTCAGAAATTGTGAGTGGTGAAGCTAACTTTATTCCTCGCCATTTCACGCTAGAAAACTACCGACAAGTTTTTACAGAAGAACCCTTATTTTTACGCTGGTTTTTTAATAGCGTGGCGATCGCCATTAGCGTAACGCTGCTCAACCTGATATTCAATTCTCTTGCTGGATATGCGCTAGCCCGACTGCCATTTCGCGGTAAGCGGTTTTGGTTTTTTCTCATTTTGGCAGTGCTGGCAGTTCCTGTACAAGTAACCCTAATCCCGACCTTCTTAATTTTAAAAGCCTTTGGCTGGCTCAACTCCTATCAAGGCATGATTGTGCCAGGAATGGTAAATGCTACTTTTATTTTTATGATGCGTCAGTTTTTTCTCAATTTTCCTTCAGAGCTAGAAGAGGCGGCGGCATTGGATGGACTGGGGCGATTGAGCACTTTTTGGTATATTGTCTTACCCCTAGCGAAACCAGCTTTGGCAGCACAGACTATTCTGGTTTTTATGAGCAGCTGGAACAATTTTTTATTGCCCATCGTAACTCTATTTGAACCTGAAATGTTTACACTTCCGCTAGGGCTGAATACATTTAAGGGAGAATACATTAGCTACTGGAATAACATCATGGCAGCATCTATGATGTTTACGTTGCCTGTTCTCTTTCTCTATGCTTTTTTTAACCAATACTTTATTCAAGGCATTACCTTTACGGGTGGAAAAAGTTAG